In Rana temporaria chromosome 3, aRanTem1.1, whole genome shotgun sequence, a single window of DNA contains:
- the LOC120930902 gene encoding nodal homolog 2-A-like, producing the protein MTWLNVILYLTTISMVQGLPAFMQGNQKRIPLQQSNHGLGTSSSLDGQASSSNKKYSPFMMQLYQSLIMGTQDTGLSSLEHSLLQDSDTVLRLTAKRCTKMDNLRSLYFDMSSLSGSNEIQLAEFRIQLSPTEKTQDMTLHIYHSEQGSKRLLLQSFHIDSSVTMGGSCKVFNLTKILNAYLNLRQSPDYEDIMGGGTTSQGDHENACTDISTDRVVLMVFTKDNPSANVNGYPNLIQTVESSKYVMTPEVKSEQGIKRHRKNRNTKDSIIMNHFPSRTVEDGEPLCERVDMMVDFEKFGWGNLIIYPKHFNAYRCEGACPIPLSETFKPTNHAYIMSLLKLFNSDKVECASCVPVKMRPLSMLMYENGDIVMKHNEDMIVEECGCH; encoded by the exons ATGACCTGGCTGAATGTCATTCTCTACCTCACAACCATCTCCATGGTACAGGGATTGCCAGCCTTTATGCAAGGAAACCAAAAAAGAATTCCTCTTCAACAATCTAACCATGGATTAGGAACTTCAAGCAGTCTTGATGGACAAGCATCCTCTTCAAATAAGAAGTACTCACCATTTATGATGCAGCTCTATCAGAGCCTCATTATGGGGACACAGGACACAGGTCTGTCCAGCCTGGAGCATTCCCTCCTTCAAGATTCAGATACTGTCCTAAGACTTACTGCCAAAA GATGCACCAAGATGGACAATCTTCGATCACTCTACTTTGACATGTCCTCTCTCTCAGGCAGTAATGAGATTCAATTGGCAGAGTTTAGGATTCAACTTTCTCCTACAGAGAAAACACAAGATATGACATTGCATATTTACCACAGCGAACAAGGTTCCAAGAGACTGCTTCTGCAGTCTTTTCACATTGATTCCTCTGTAACAATGGGTGGCTCCTGTAAAGTGTTTAACCTCACTAAAATTTTGAATGCTTATCTCAACCTTCGCCAAAGTCCAGATTATGAAGACATCATGGGTGGTGGAACCACATCTCAGGGGGATCATGAGAACGCTTGCACAGACATATCTACTGACAGAGTTGTATTGATGGTGTTCACCAAGGACAACCCTTCTGCTAATGTCAATGGATATCCCAACCTCATCCAAACAGTGGAGTCTTCTAAATATGTGATGACACCAGAAGTAAAAAGTGAACAAGGTATCAAAAGGCACAGGAAGAACAGGAATACAAAAGACAGCATCATAATGAACCACTTTCCATCCAGAACTGTGGAGGATGGAGAACCCTTGTGTGAAAGGGTTGATATGATGGTGGACTTTGAAAAGTTTGGGTGGGGAAATCTGATTATCTACCCAAAGCATTTCAATGCCTACAGATGTGAAGGAGCCTGCCCCATTCCCTTAAGTGAGACCTTCAAACCAACCAACCATGCCTATATTATG agtTTGCTGAAGCTATTCAATTCAGATAAAGTTGAATGTGCCTCCTGTGTCCCAGTGAAAATGAGACCTTTGTCCATGCTGATGTATGAGAATGGAGATATAGTAATGAAACACAACGAAGATATGATTGTAGAAGAATGTGGATGTCATTGA
- the LOC120930903 gene encoding nodal homolog 2-A-like — protein sequence MTWLNVILYLTTISMVQGLPAFMQGTQKRIPLQQSNHGLGTSSSLDGQASSSNKKYSPFMMQLYQSLIMGIDTGLSSLEHSLLQDSDTVLRLTAKRCTKMDNHRSLYFDMSSLSGSNEIQLAEFRIQLSPTEKTQDMTLHIYHSEQGSKRLLLKSFHIDSSVTMGGSWKVFNLTKILNAYLNLRQSPDYEDIMGGGTTSQGDHENACTDISTDRVVLMVFTKDNPSANVNGYPNLIQTVESSKYVMTPEVKSEQGIKRHRKNRNTKDSIIMNHFPSRTVEDGEPLCERVDMMVDFEKFGWGNLIIYPKNFNAYRCEGACPIPLSETFKPTNHAYIMSLLKLFNSDKVECASCVPVKMRPLSMLMYENGDIVMKHNEDMIVEECGCH from the exons ATGACCTGGCTGAATGTCATTCTCTACCTCACAACCATCTCCATGGTACAGGGATTGCCAGCCTTTATGCAAGGAACCCAAAAAAGAATTCCTCTTCAACAATCTAACCATGGATTAGGAACTTCAAGCAGTCTTGATGGACAAGCATCCTCTTCAAATAAGAAGTACTCACCATTTATGATGCAGCTCTATCAGAGCCTCATTATGGGGATTGACACAGGTCTGTCCAGCCTGGAGCATTCCCTCCTTCAAGATTCAGATACTGTCCTAAGACTTACTGCCAAAA GATGCACCAAGATGGACAATCATCGATCACTCTACTTTGACATGTCCTCTCTCTCAGGCAGTAATGAGATTCAATTGGCAGAGTTTAGGATTCAACTTTCTCCTACAGAGAAAACACAAGATATGACATTGCATATTTACCACAGCGAACAAGGTTCCAAGAGACTGCTTCTCAAGTCTTTTCACATTGATTCCTCTGTAACAATGGGTGGCTCCTGGAAAGTGTTTAACCTCACAAAAATTTTGAATGCTTATCTCAACCTTCGTCAAAGTCCAGATTATGAAGACATCATGGGTGGTGGAACCACATCTCAGGGGGATCATGAGAACGCTTGCACAGACATATCTACTGACAGAGTTGTATTGATGGTGTTCACCAAGGACAACCCTTCTGCTAATGTCAATGGATATCCCAACCTCATCCAAACAGTGGAGTCTTCTAAATATGTGATGACACCAGAAGTAAAAAGTGAACAAGGTATCAAAAGGCACAGGAAGAACAGGAATACAAAAGACAGCATCATAATGAACCACTTTCCATCCAGAACTGTGGAGGATGGAGAACCCTTGTGTGAAAGGGTTGATATGATGGTGGACTTTGAAAAGTTTGGGTGGGGAAATCTGATTATCTACCCAAAGAATTTCAATGCCTACAGATGTGAAGGAGCCTGCCCCATTCCCTTAAGTGAGACCTTCAAACCAACCAACCATGCCTACATTATG agtTTGCTGAAGCTATTCAATTCAGATAAAGTTGAATGTGCCTCCTGTGTCCCAGTGAAAATGAGACCTTTGTCCATGCTGATGTATGAGAATGGAGATATAGTAATGAAACACAACGAAGATATGATTGTAGAAGAATGTGGATGTCATTGA